Proteins encoded in a region of the Zunongwangia endophytica genome:
- the xyl3A gene encoding xylan 1,4-beta-xylosidase, translating to MMNNIRLKSSFVFVVFMLFGMLGFSQQKPYQNPNLSPEERAEDLVNRLTLEEKASLMFDVSEAIPRLGIKKFNWWSEALHGFANNDDVTVFPEPVGMAASFDDELVYQVFDATSDEVRAKYHEALRNGEENKRFLSLSVWTPNVNIFRDPRWGRGQETYGEDPYLTSRMGVQVVKGLQGPEDAKYKKLLACAKHYAVHSGPEWSRHELNLNNVSQRDLWETYLPAFKVLVQDANVRQVMCAYQRLDDEPCCGSDQLLQQILREKWGFEHLVVSDCGAIQDFYTSHNVSSDAVHAAAKAVLAGTDVECQWDNHNYKLLPEAVEKGLVKEEDIDRSVKRVLIGRFELGEMDPDEIVPYAQIPASVINNEEHRQLALKMARESMTLLQNKNNILPLSKGQDKIAVIGPNSDDEPMLWGNYNGTPVRTISILDGIASKIGKNSIVYDKACDLVEDKVTQSYFSKITADGKPGFKATYWNTPDYTGEVVATQQIVNPIKLTTAGQHEFASGVKLEGFSGKFETEYVPEKDQEITFNFGATGHFELFVNGESLRSYNNWRTLPSKIPYKVEKGKKYKIEIHYAQLNNWQANLEFNFGKEIPVNYEDLLKKLEGIETVIFVGGLSTKLEGEEMPVSYPGFKGGDRTDIALPSVQRKCLKALKDAGKNVIFVNNSGSAIGLVPETMSCDAILQAWYGGESGGQAVADVLFGDYNPSGKLPITFYKDTTQLPDFEDYSMDGRTYRFMKDKPLFPFGHGLSYTSFKIGKAHLEKNEIDTSASVSITIPVSNEGEKEGVEILQVYVHKKVLEEGPIKTLKGFKRVNLKPNETKNVTINLASNSFEFYDKKARAMKIMPGVYEIFYGNSSDANQLKKMELKIN from the coding sequence ATGATGAATAATATTAGACTAAAAAGTTCCTTTGTTTTTGTAGTTTTTATGCTATTTGGGATGCTGGGTTTTTCGCAGCAAAAACCCTATCAGAATCCTAATTTAAGTCCCGAAGAACGTGCTGAGGATTTAGTGAACAGATTAACATTAGAAGAGAAAGCCTCGCTGATGTTTGATGTTTCTGAAGCAATTCCCCGTCTTGGCATTAAAAAATTTAACTGGTGGAGTGAAGCCTTACACGGTTTTGCAAATAATGATGATGTAACTGTCTTTCCAGAGCCAGTAGGAATGGCAGCTTCTTTTGATGATGAATTAGTGTATCAGGTTTTTGATGCAACCTCAGATGAAGTACGTGCGAAATATCACGAGGCTCTTCGGAACGGAGAAGAAAATAAGCGTTTCCTGAGTCTTTCCGTATGGACACCCAATGTCAACATTTTTAGAGACCCGCGTTGGGGACGCGGGCAGGAAACTTATGGCGAAGATCCATACCTGACTTCAAGAATGGGAGTTCAGGTCGTGAAAGGATTACAGGGGCCAGAAGATGCGAAATACAAGAAATTACTGGCTTGTGCCAAACATTATGCGGTCCATTCGGGGCCAGAGTGGAGCCGTCATGAACTTAACCTAAATAACGTATCCCAACGAGATCTCTGGGAGACCTATTTGCCTGCTTTTAAAGTACTGGTACAGGATGCCAATGTACGCCAGGTAATGTGCGCTTACCAGCGTTTAGACGATGAGCCCTGTTGTGGCAGTGATCAGCTACTTCAGCAAATATTACGGGAAAAATGGGGTTTTGAGCATCTTGTGGTTTCAGATTGTGGTGCCATACAGGATTTTTATACCTCACACAATGTATCATCAGATGCGGTGCATGCCGCAGCAAAAGCTGTTCTGGCCGGTACAGATGTAGAGTGCCAGTGGGATAATCATAATTATAAATTATTGCCAGAAGCTGTAGAGAAAGGACTGGTTAAAGAAGAAGATATCGACAGGAGTGTAAAGAGAGTTTTAATTGGCCGTTTTGAACTTGGTGAAATGGATCCCGATGAGATTGTTCCTTATGCCCAGATTCCAGCATCGGTTATTAATAATGAAGAACATCGGCAGCTGGCTTTAAAAATGGCCCGGGAGTCAATGACCTTACTTCAGAATAAAAATAATATTCTGCCACTCAGCAAAGGTCAGGATAAAATTGCAGTTATAGGGCCTAACTCAGATGATGAACCGATGCTTTGGGGAAATTATAATGGTACGCCAGTAAGAACAATAAGCATTCTGGATGGAATTGCTTCTAAAATTGGTAAAAATAGTATTGTATATGATAAAGCCTGTGATCTGGTTGAAGATAAGGTGACACAAAGTTATTTCTCTAAAATTACGGCTGATGGGAAACCTGGATTTAAGGCGACCTATTGGAATACTCCTGATTATACCGGGGAAGTAGTAGCTACCCAACAAATTGTAAATCCTATAAAACTTACCACAGCGGGGCAGCACGAATTTGCTTCCGGAGTAAAACTTGAAGGTTTTTCTGGGAAATTTGAGACTGAATATGTTCCTGAAAAAGATCAGGAAATTACTTTTAACTTTGGAGCTACAGGCCATTTCGAACTTTTTGTAAATGGTGAATCACTACGTAGCTATAATAACTGGCGCACATTACCTTCTAAAATCCCATATAAGGTTGAAAAAGGCAAAAAGTATAAAATCGAAATTCATTATGCCCAGCTTAATAACTGGCAGGCCAATTTAGAATTCAATTTTGGAAAAGAAATTCCTGTAAACTATGAGGATCTTCTTAAAAAACTGGAGGGGATAGAGACCGTAATTTTTGTTGGCGGTCTTTCTACAAAATTGGAAGGTGAAGAAATGCCTGTTTCTTATCCTGGATTTAAAGGAGGTGACCGTACAGATATTGCGCTTCCTTCGGTACAAAGAAAGTGTCTAAAGGCGCTGAAGGATGCAGGGAAAAATGTCATTTTCGTAAATAATTCAGGTTCAGCGATTGGTCTGGTACCAGAAACAATGTCCTGTGATGCTATTTTACAGGCATGGTACGGAGGTGAATCTGGTGGGCAGGCAGTAGCAGATGTATTATTTGGCGATTATAATCCTTCTGGAAAATTACCAATAACATTTTATAAAGACACCACTCAACTTCCAGACTTTGAAGATTATTCCATGGACGGCCGAACTTACAGGTTCATGAAAGATAAACCTCTTTTCCCTTTTGGACACGGTCTTAGTTATACCAGTTTCAAAATTGGTAAAGCTCATCTAGAAAAAAATGAAATTGATACTTCTGCATCGGTTAGTATTACCATTCCTGTTAGTAATGAAGGAGAAAAAGAAGGTGTAGAAATTCTACAGGTGTATGTTCATAAAAAAGTACTTGAAGAAGGACCTATTAAAACTTTAAAAGGATTTAAGAGGGTAAATCTTAAGCCAAATGAAACGAAAAATGTAACGATTAATCTGGCTTCAAATTCTTTTGAATTTTATGATAAGAAAGCACGAGCCATGAAAATAATGCCGGGCGTTTATGAGATTTTCTATGGAAATTCTTCAGACGCCAACCAACTTAAAAAAATGGAATTAAAAATCAACTAA